A section of the Candidatus Neomarinimicrobiota bacterium genome encodes:
- a CDS encoding GatB/YqeY domain-containing protein has product MSLFNQIQSDMYTAMKAGEKEKSGALRTTLAKLKDKKIEKREDLSEAEEVKVLQMLVKQRKESVELYTIGNRPELAAAEQAEMEILKSYLPQMMSEDDIRNIVQSVADEIGASSLADVGKVMPEVMKRGKGLIDGKTAQKFVREILG; this is encoded by the coding sequence ATGAGTTTATTTAATCAAATACAAAGTGATATGTATACTGCAATGAAAGCTGGCGAAAAGGAAAAATCTGGCGCATTGCGAACAACATTGGCAAAGTTGAAAGACAAAAAAATTGAAAAGCGCGAGGATCTTTCAGAAGCAGAAGAGGTTAAAGTGCTGCAAATGTTGGTGAAGCAAAGAAAAGAGTCAGTGGAATTATATACAATAGGAAATCGTCCAGAACTTGCGGCAGCAGAGCAAGCTGAAATGGAAATATTAAAAAGTTACTTGCCCCAAATGATGTCTGAAGATGACATTAGAAATATTGTGCAATCTGTAGCAGATGAAATTGGCGCCTCTTCTTTGGCGGATGTGGGCAAAGTTATGCCGGAAGTCATGAAGCGCGGTAAAGGATTGATCGATGGAAAAACAGCTCAGAAGTTTGTTCGAGAGATTTTAGGATAA
- a CDS encoding site-specific DNA-methyltransferase — MSIEKNEPLFTNPLEAVRGLSINDLNKYLPAIQKAEDISMTIDKMREGVFLGLGLDGLKKIPDNSIDLIIADPPESPWRGTEQRGNPMTIQEYFQWNEQWLKESARVLKPTGAIYLISGWRFSGMYHSLLSTDFHIQTRITWRNAQPKDQSKPMTWINRVSDAWFATKSNDFMFNQEAVTDRENSMNSANMIEMGVTNLWSDIMDIQVGTTVKMEGDKPEQLIQRILTASSFKLNWIVDPFARSGGVGVIAKKMGRRFIGFESDNDRLLMAMKRIDNE, encoded by the coding sequence ATGTCTATTGAGAAGAACGAACCCTTATTCACCAATCCGCTTGAAGCCGTCCGCGGTTTATCCATCAATGATCTAAATAAATATCTCCCAGCAATTCAAAAAGCTGAAGATATTTCCATGACCATTGACAAAATGAGAGAAGGCGTTTTTTTGGGATTGGGCCTTGATGGGTTAAAAAAAATTCCAGACAATTCAATTGATCTAATCATTGCCGATCCCCCCGAATCTCCTTGGCGTGGAACAGAACAAAGGGGAAACCCAATGACCATCCAGGAATATTTTCAATGGAATGAACAATGGTTGAAAGAAAGCGCCCGCGTTTTAAAACCTACCGGGGCCATTTACTTAATTTCTGGCTGGCGATTTTCAGGGATGTATCATTCACTCCTCAGTACGGATTTTCATATTCAAACCAGGATAACCTGGCGCAATGCGCAACCAAAAGACCAATCCAAACCCATGACTTGGATTAATCGAGTTTCTGATGCTTGGTTTGCCACAAAATCGAACGATTTTATGTTTAACCAAGAGGCGGTGACCGATCGGGAAAATAGTATGAATTCTGCCAATATGATTGAAATGGGTGTAACCAATTTGTGGAGTGATATTATGGATATTCAAGTAGGCACAACGGTGAAAATGGAAGGGGATAAGCCAGAGCAATTGATTCAACGAATTTTGACAGCATCTAGTTTTAAGCTGAATTGGATTGTGGATCCCTTTGCACGGTCCGGTGGTGTGGGTGTAATTGCAAAAAAAATGGGCCGCAGATTCATTGGTTTTGAATCAGACAATGATCGATTGTTAATGGCCATGAAACGAATAGATAATGAGTAA
- a CDS encoding arsenate reductase ArsC, protein MLPKKKVLFICTGNACRSQIAHGLLMDMAGDRFDVYSAGSHPSRVHPMSIAVMDEFGIDISYHTSDYVDDYLNQGIDIAITVCDNANQICPSFPEEVERIHWSIDDPFRGWNFDTNQMDSFRETRTEIKSRIESFIDSH, encoded by the coding sequence ATGCTACCAAAGAAAAAAGTCCTCTTTATTTGCACCGGGAACGCTTGCCGTTCTCAAATCGCCCATGGATTATTAATGGATATGGCCGGCGATCGGTTTGATGTATATAGCGCCGGCTCCCACCCCAGCCGCGTCCATCCCATGAGCATTGCCGTTATGGACGAATTCGGGATTGATATTTCTTATCATACATCAGATTATGTTGATGATTATCTTAATCAAGGAATCGATATTGCCATTACTGTTTGTGACAATGCCAACCAAATATGTCCATCATTTCCCGAAGAGGTTGAACGTATTCATTGGAGTATTGATGATCCTTTCCGAGGGTGGAATTTTGATACGAATCAAATGGATTCATTTCGTGAAACAAGAACGGAAATCAAAAGCCGTATTGAATCATTTATAGATTCACACTGA